Proteins encoded together in one Drosophila albomicans strain 15112-1751.03 chromosome 2R, ASM965048v2, whole genome shotgun sequence window:
- the LOC117573610 gene encoding uncharacterized protein LOC117573610, translating to MATAHLPIQKSKFYDHNGEPGCQGLEEVNRMFRNFWDPTAYWVCEKQGTRARLQRCPQSQLYSEELGRCIHYSDWSWTDPKEPPSRPKC from the coding sequence ATGGCCACCGCACATCTGCCCATCCAGAAGTCGAAATTCTACGACCATAATGGCGAACCCGGCTGCCAGGGACTGGAGGAAGTGAATCGCATGTTCCGCAACTTCTGGGATCCCACCGCCTATTGGGTGTGCGAAAAGCAAGGAACACGTGCTCGCCTCCAACGTTGTCCGCAATCGCAGCTGTATTCCGAGGAACTGGGTCGCTGCATTCACTATTCGGACTGGAGCTGGACGGATCCCAAGGAGCCGCCAAGTCGCCCCAAGTGCTAA